The sequence GCGTGCAGTGTGCTCGCAGCAATGATGACGTCACCGTGTTTGCATGATTTCGGCCCGCATCTGCGGTGCGACAGCAAGCCAGGCCTACTCACCTGCATCATCACGCGACAACTGCCCCTGCAATCACAAGAGGCAGCCAGTGGCAACGTGATCGCGCCTTGCACGCGACCTCAATGCAACAGACTCCCTCGACGCGATGGTGCTCCACCGCGTTGACCAGCACACTCAGGCGCCGAGCAACTCGAATGTCACCGCGTCGCCACTCTTGGCCGATGCGCAGACCCACACATCGAACAGACCGGGCTCTGCACCGAACACGCTCTTGGGATTGGTAAACGCCAGCGCCTCGCGCGTCAGCGTAAACACCACATCCATCTGTTGGCCCGGCTGCAGCAACACCTTGCGGAAGCCCTTGAGTTCGCGCACCGGGCGCACCCGGCTTGCCACCCGATCGTGCACATACAGCTGCACCACTTCTTCGCCGGCAACGGCGCCGGTATTGGTCACGCGCGTGGTGATGGTCAGCGTGTCGTCCCAACCAAGTTGCGCGGCGCTCAACTGCGGCTGCGCATACGCAAACGTGGTGTAGCTCAGACCATGTCCAAATGGATACAGCGGCTCGTTGGGCATTTCGCGCCAACGCGCCTTGTATTCGGACAAGGTCGGCAGCTCGGGACGGCCGGTACGCAAATGATTGTAGAAATACGGCTGCTGCCCGGTGACCTGCGGAAAGCTGATCGGCAGGCGCGCGGACGGGTTGTAGTCGCCGAATAGCACATCGGCCACACCGGTGCCGGTCTGGGTGCCTAGATACCAGGTCACCGCAATCGCCTCGGCGTCGCGGACCGCGCCATGCAGCGCCAACGCGCGACCATTGCGCAACAGCACCACGATGGGCGTACCGGTGGCGGCAACCGCTTCGGCAAGCGCCTGCTGCGCCGGCGGCAACGTGATTTCGGTGCGCGACTGCGCTTCGCCACTGAAACGCTGCGGCTCGCCGAGCGCCAGCACCACCACATCGGCGGCCTGCGCTGCATCGATGGCGGCAGAAATGCCGCCCGGCAGCGCCTCTTCCAGGCCGCAACCTGGCACAACACTCAGGTATTCGGTGCCGACCACGGCGCGTACGCCCTGCTCCAGGGTCACGTAACGCGCCTTGTCGCCGAACAACGTCCAGCACCCTTCGATGTTCTCGCGGTCCTGCACGAACGGGCCGATCAACGCAATCCGCTGCCCGCTCTTCTTCAGCGGCAGCACCGCGCCGTCGTTCTTCAGCAATACGATCGAGCGCCGCGCCGCATCGCGCGACAACGCGTCGTGCGCAGGCAGGTGGGCGTTGTCGGCTTCGCGCGCCGGGTCCAGCGAGCGATACGGGTTGTCGAACAAGCCAATCGCATCCTTCAACTGCAGAATGCGGCGCACGCTGGCATCCAGCGTGGCCATCGGCACTTCGCCGCTTTCCACCAGCGACGGCAGGTGCGCGGCATAGAAGCCGCTCTGCATGCTCAGGTCCAGCCCGGCCAGGAACGCCTTCTTGGTCGCGTCGCGCTCATCGGCCGCGTAGCCGTGCGCGATCAATTCCATGTCGGCGGTGTAGTCGGAAATCACCACCCCCGGGAACTGCCATTCACCGCGCAGGATCTCGGTCAGCAGCTCGTGGTTGGCACTGGCCGGCACGCCGTTGATGTCGTTGAACGAAGACATCACCGTCAGTGCGCCGGCATCGAAGGCAGCCTTGAACGGCGGGAGATGCACATCGCGCAGCGTCTGCGGCGCGATGTCGACGGTGTTGTATTCCATGCCTGCGGCCACGGCGCCATAGGCGGCGAAGTGCTTGGGCGTGGCCAGCAGACAATCGTCGGCGGTCAGGTCGCTGCCCTGAAAACCGCGCACGCGCGCGGCGGCAAACGCCATGCCCAGTACCACGTCTTCGCCGGCGCCCTCGGCGCCACGGCCCCAGCGCTGGTCGCGTGCGATATCCACCGCCGGTGCGTAGGTCCAGTGCAGGCCGGCGGCGGTGGCCTCGATCGCGGTGGCGCGCGCAGTGCGCTCGGCCAGTTCCGGTTCGAAGCTGGCCGCTTCGCCCAGCGGGATCGGGAACACCGTGCGCA comes from Xanthomonas vesicatoria ATCC 35937 and encodes:
- a CDS encoding glycoside hydrolase family 3 N-terminal domain-containing protein is translated as MAADRIETLIARMTVEEKVGQLGVFADMVRPFAPDVNPEANVLNADEVLQQVRQGRVGSLFNGVGAALGVQIQKVAVEESRLGIPVILAADVIHGMRTVFPIPLGEAASFEPELAERTARATAIEATAAGLHWTYAPAVDIARDQRWGRGAEGAGEDVVLGMAFAAARVRGFQGSDLTADDCLLATPKHFAAYGAVAAGMEYNTVDIAPQTLRDVHLPPFKAAFDAGALTVMSSFNDINGVPASANHELLTEILRGEWQFPGVVISDYTADMELIAHGYAADERDATKKAFLAGLDLSMQSGFYAAHLPSLVESGEVPMATLDASVRRILQLKDAIGLFDNPYRSLDPAREADNAHLPAHDALSRDAARRSIVLLKNDGAVLPLKKSGQRIALIGPFVQDRENIEGCWTLFGDKARYVTLEQGVRAVVGTEYLSVVPGCGLEEALPGGISAAIDAAQAADVVVLALGEPQRFSGEAQSRTEITLPPAQQALAEAVAATGTPIVVLLRNGRALALHGAVRDAEAIAVTWYLGTQTGTGVADVLFGDYNPSARLPISFPQVTGQQPYFYNHLRTGRPELPTLSEYKARWREMPNEPLYPFGHGLSYTTFAYAQPQLSAAQLGWDDTLTITTRVTNTGAVAGEEVVQLYVHDRVASRVRPVRELKGFRKVLLQPGQQMDVVFTLTREALAFTNPKSVFGAEPGLFDVWVCASAKSGDAVTFELLGA